The nucleotide sequence GGCGACATGCTGTGGCGGGCCGCGGCGGAACGTCGCGCCGCACCGCGCGATCCCGCGGTGCCGTGACCGTCGTGGCCGACGCGGACGCCGGTTCTGGCCCAACTTCCGTGCACTGGTTACCTGCTGTAGCCCGTGGTTCCTGGTGGAATCGACGGCCTTGCTCGCACGACGTTCAGAGGATCTTGGTCATGAAGGTACTGTTCGGGTCAGGCTGGTAGTCCGCGAACGGTTCACAGTGGCGGAAGCCGAACTTCTCATAGAGTCTCCTGGCTGGCATGAAGAACTCCGTCGAGCCGGTCTCCAGGCTTAGACGTGTAAAGCCCATACCTTTGGCTTCGCGCAGGATGTGCGCCAGCAGCTGGGAGGCGATCCCGCTTCTCTGCCGGGCCGGCCTGGTCCGCATCGACTTCAGTTCCGCGTGGCTCGCATCCAGTCTCTTGATCGCACCACAGCCCACCAAGCTGTCGCTGTCCACAGCTGACCAAAACGTGATGTCGGGCTTCCGAAGACTGTCAAGGTCGAGGGCGTGCTTGCTCTCCAAGGGCGTGAGGGACCGCATTTGCTGGATGTGTTCGGCGAGGAACCCGACGATCTCCGGCCCGGAGAGGTCATCTACCACGATCTCCAATGCGCCATCCTCTCTCCGAGCCCCCGGACACCCCGAGTGCCGCCTCTACTGTCGGAGCCGCTTTCCGAGCGGCCTGGACCGAGACTATGACGACCTTGAGAGGTGCGGCCACATGCTCGGGTGCCCGGGATCACGTCGGGAGCAGGACGCGTTTGCGGAGGAGGCGGAAGTGGGACGTCGGGTTTCGACATCCACCAGGACAGTGCCGTAGTAGCGGCCTTTCCGGGTGGCGTACTCGCCGACGCCGACCACCCGCGGCGCGGGCACCTCCGGCTCAGGCAGTGCGTTGACCAGGCGCAAGACCGTGCTCCGGCTCACAGACACGCCGAGGACGGCAGCCAGCCGGGCGCAGGCCCGGCCAGCCAGGGCAAGGCCGACTGCGGTCAGGGTCGAACGCAGTCGCTCGGTGCGCTGGCCATACCTGCGGGTCAGGCCAGCTATCTGCTCCACGAAGGTCCGGCGCGGACACCTGGTGTTCCGGCACCAGAACCGCCGAACACACAGCTGGAGTGTGACGCTTCGTCCGGCGCTCGGTACGTCGGTGGGAAACCGCAGGTAGGAGCTGTGAATTCGTGTCGACCGGGCCCCGCCCCCCCGGGCAGGCAGCGTCGGCCGCGGCGCATTGCGCCTCAACGCGCGCTATCTGGTTATGCACGTCCGCCGGCAGCACCGCGACGTCTACGATCGAGGGGAACAACAGCTCCTTCAGCCGGAGCACAGCCTCTTCCACAGCGGGACCGTCAGCCCTACCGCCCCGACCACGGCCTGTTTTCGGGCGGCCTCACCCTGCACCTGGAACTCCGCGCCGCGTGATCGGCCACCGGCCTGTTCTGAGCGTGGACATCCTCGTGGTGAGCGCCTGACCTCGGCAAGTCCGCGCTGTCGGTGGCGGCTGTGAGAGACGGGGGACGAACGGCCGTATCCACCTCCCCCTCGTGCGGCCTGAGTCCGATGCCGCCCGCTCAGCGACGATCTGCTCCTAGCCTGCTGTGATGCGGATCCTGATCGTGCGCGCTTGCGGGCGAAGCGTGAACTCGGGTTGCACGTCCGGTCCACAGGCCCGTGAGCCGAGCCCGTGCTGGGCCGCGTCGATGATCAGGTGACTCGTCGTCGTTTCGGGAAGCTCAAAAGCATGACGGGCTTGCGCGATCTGTTGGGGCGTGTGGCGGCTCAGGGTGTAGCCGGGGCGGCGCCCGTGCAGGTCCGGGAATGCCTCCAGGTGCAGCACCTTGGTTTCGCCGCTCGCCAGCGTCAATCGGCGCAGTTGGGAGCGATGCCCGCTCTCCTGGGGACGCGCGTAGTCGACCGTGAGGTCTTGGATGGTGGAGGAGAACCGGGACGTGCGTGCCGCGCGCAGACTGTCGGGGTAGGACTCGAGCGGGCCCAGACCGAACCACTCGGCGCCGTCGATGGCGGCGTCGCCGTCGGGTAGGTCGAAGCAAATCCCGATCCGAGGCCACACGGCCCGCCAGTTACAAGACGGCTCGATCTCCACGCGCAGTTCCAGTTCATCGTCTTCCAGGGACCAGACGGACTCGACCGTCACCAACGTGGCGGAGTTCGCCGCGGAGACCTTGTCGACGGTGCGCAGGGCGTCCGCGGCGTGCGACACCGACAGGCGACGGCTGGTCAGCCGGTGGAGCCCCTCGCGCCGCCACAGTTCGGCATTGGCCACCCCGGGAGTGCCGGCGTCGCTCCCCTCGACTCCGTCAGAGGGGCTTTCGTCGTTGTCGGTCGGCGCGCGGAACAGCTCCAGCCGCGGGCCCGTCACCGCGCGGCCGGCGAGCCTGACCAGGGATCCGCTGATGAACTCGGCGATGCCGAGCGTCAGCGTTCCGTCGCCCGGATGCCAGTCTTTCCGCGTCCGGACAGCGGGGGCAGGACGGCGTACCGAGCAATCCAGTTGGGCAGTCGCGATCACATGCCCTTCGGGCGCCCAAGCGGTTGCGGCTGCCAGCACTGCGTCGATCGTGAGCCATGTCTCGGCGTCGGGCGACACTTCGATGTGCGGCAGCTGAACCCGTCCTGACTCGCCCGCAGTGACGACGGGGACCTCCAACTCACCGAAAGCCACCGGGGTACCGTCGTGTTCCACGCGCCAACGGAAGCGCAGGTCGGACGTGTCGGCCGAGTGCCGCAGATTTGAGATCGCGACTCTGTCCGCGTCGAAGGTGAAGCGGACCGGCTGGACGACTGCCTTGTACTCGTGGAGGCTGGGCGTGGGGACGTCGTTGCTCAATAGCATGCCGTCCATGACGAAATTCCCGTCGTGCACGACCTCCGCGAAGTCACCGCCGTAAGCGTAGTACGGCGTTCCATCCGGGGTGGTGGCCAGGATGCCGTGATCGCGCCACTCCCATACGAAGCCGCCGTGCAGCCGCGGATACCTGTGCACGAGCGCTTCGTACTGGTCGAAGGCTCCCGGCCCGTTGCCCATGGCGTGTGCGTACTCGCACAGCAAGAATGGCTTGGTGCGCTGGCGGGCGCTCTGGGCCGGAGTGCAGTTGAGCAGCGCCGAGCGGGCGCCCGGGGTGCCGATCTCCTCGGTCTCCGCCACCGATGCGTACATGCGCGAGTAGATGTCGGTGTAGTCGCCGGTGTGGTCACCCTCGTAGTGCACGGGGCGTTCGGCGTCGCGGGCGTGGACCCACGCCGACATCGCCGCGAGATTGCTGCCCGTCCCTGCCTCGTTGCCGAGCGACCAGATCACGATGCTGGGATGGTTCTTGTCGCGTTCGACGGTGCGTTGGATGCGGTCCAGATAGGCTTCGCGCCATGCGGGATCGTCGCTCGGATTGCCGGCCCAGCCGACTTTGTCGAAGCCATGCGTCTCCAGATCGCATTCGAGGATGACCCAGAATCCGAGTTCGTCGGCGAGGTCGAGCAGCCGCGGATGCGGTGGGTAGTGGCTGGTGCGTATGGCGTTCACGTTGAACCGCTTCATGCGGGCCAGGTCTTCGCGGGCGTGTTCCTCGTCGAAGACACGGCCGCGCTCGGGATGAGCCTCATGGCGATTCACCCCGTGGAACACGACGCGGTGGCCGTTGACCAGGAACTGATCCCCGCGGATCTCGACCGTGCGGAAGCCGACCCGCAGTGCGATGCGCTCCGCGGCCGAAAACACCGTGGCGTCATACAGGCGGGGCTGCTCGGCCGACCACGGCTCCACGCCCGCGACGTCGAGGGGTTTCACGTCGGCTGCCGTGCTCCACACCTGCTCGATGCCGAGTTCAGGGATGCGCAGGGTGAGGGGGAATGCCGCCGGTCCGGCGATGACTTCCGGATCCAGACGCCCCCGCCCGTTGTCAAAGCCGGTCCGCAGCCAGACGTCCTCGATGCCCCCGACCGGCCGGGCCAGGAGGGTGACGTCACGGAAAATGCCCGGCAGCCACCACTGGTCCTGGTCCTCGACGTAACTGGCCGCCGACCACTGGTGCACACGCACCGCCACGACGTTGTCGCCTGGGTGGACTGCGCAGGTCACGTCGAACTCGTGGGCAAGCCGGCTGCCGCTGGCGCTGCCGATCTCTACACCGTTCACCCACACCTTGAACAGCGATTCGACCCCGTCGAACCGCAGCACGACACGGTCTCCCTCCGACCAGCCCGAAGGCAGATGGAAGTGGCGGCGGTAGTCGCCGGTGGGGTTCTCATCCGGAACATGGGGAGGGTCGATCGGAAACGGGAACTGGATGTTCGTGTAGATCGGCCGGCCGTAGGCTCCGCCACCCTGGAGCACCCAGTGCGAGGGCACCGGGATGCTGTCCCAACTGTGGTCATCGAAGCCCTCGGCCGCGAAGTCCTGCGCCGCCGATGCCGTAGGTGACAGACGAAAACGCCAGGGCCCGTTCAGCGAGAGGGAAGGGGCGTCGGAGTGCAGCCACGAGCGTGCCGGGCGCAACGCGCCACGCCCAGGTGCGGTGTCCGAAACAAACGCGGAAGACTCGGAAGTCAAGAGGTCACAACTTTCGTGAGAGCGGGGGAATCAGGCGCGGACTGGCAGCCCTCGGCCTCATCACTGTCAGCTCGATTCCTGCCTGCGGATGTCGTTGGTCACCTGAGCACGACGGTTCGGATTTCCCACGGCCCGAGGACGAGCTCGAACCCGCCGCGCACAGGCACCGGCTGAGAGACCGGCCGGCCCAGCAGGTCCACCGTGGTGACCTCGGTGAACGCACCGGTCATGCCGACGGTCGACGCGGTGTCGCTCATCGCGGCCAATCGCACCTCGGTTCCGGCACTGCGCGCGCTGTCGGTGACGCGGCGGATGCTTGAGACGTGCACGTTGCGGCCATCGACCCGTATGCCGCTGGTGCCGGGCGGAAGCGGGTCTGTGCTGGGCGCGGTCCCGCGGGCGATGAGTGCGTCGTTGCGGAACTCCTCGGCCAGAGCGACCGCGTTCGCCCCCTGCCAGCCGGCTGCTGAGGGCACGATGGCGAAACGGTTCTCGATGCGCATGCCGAGATCCTGCGCGCCCGGTGCGGCAATTTCGCTTGCCGCGGGCTCGTCACGGAGGGGATGGATGTTGACGCTGATCGAACCGATGGCGCGCAGCAGGGTGATGGCGAGTGCGCAGCCGCCGTCGACGAGTTCGTATTCGCCGGCGTGGTCGAGCAGGACGGTGGCGGGGCCGGCCGATACGAAGGAACTCGCCGGAAACGTCGGGATCGGGAACTCGCCCCAGCCGCCCTCGGCGGTGAGCCCACGCCTGGTGACGGCGAACTGTCCAGCAGACGCGGACGTGTCCACCGGCTGGGGCAGAGGAACGTGCAGGCGCAGCCGGTGGTCGGCGCTCTGGTTCAGGAACGAGGTGGACAGGCGGACGAACGGCTCGCCCGCGCGTACCTCCACCAGCATGTCCACCGGCGTTTGGACGGTGTGGCCGCTGCGCAGATCCCGGTCGTGGGAGAGCGCGGCGGGCCAGTCGTAGACGCGGGTGACCAGCATCCTGGAACGCAGCGGTCCGCTCTCCAGGAGTTGGACGGTGGTCTTCGTCGGCTCCGACACGAGCACATCCCGAGCCGGGGGAGCGTAGTTGTAGCTGTCGCCACGGTCACCACCGTCGACGAGGCGGCCGACCCCAGCCAGGACAGTGCCGTCCGCACCGGTCACATCCAGGGTGCCGTCGTCGGCGACCGCGACCTTGACCAGCCCGTTGGCCAGAGTGTCGGCCCTGGCCGTCGCAGGAGCCAGGGGTGTCGCTGGGACGGCGGACCGGTCGCCGGCCGTGACCCGGAAACTGGCCAGCCCGCCGGCCGGGACGTGGACGGGCACCAGCGCGGTGGCCCGGGCTTCCGTCAGCGTCCGCACCCGCCACTCACCCGGATGCGCGGCCGCGGCGGCGGCGACCTCGCGGCGCAGGATCAGCAGGTCGAACGGCCCGGCGGGCGCCTCGGCGAGGTGGAAGACGAGTGAGCCGGGGGCGATTTCGTAGTGGTCGATCAGACGGCCGAACAGCTCGCGGCGGTGAATGCGGCGCAGCACTCGTTCGAGCTGCGACGCATCCAGACGTTCGTCGCTGAGGACGGTTGGGGCCTGGGAGATCAACTGTACGGGATGCGCCGATCCGCCGGCCGTGGTCGAGACCAGCGTGGAATCTTCCGGCGGGACCATGACATCCACCTCGACCAGAGCCGTTCGCTCCCAGGGCAGGGGATTGGCCACCAGGAAGCCGTCGCCCGGCACCCGGGCGGCGGGTTCGGCGAGGGCCGCGTCCCGAACGGCACGAGCCGCCTGCGCGGCTTCGGCGAGCCGTGCCGCGACCTGGTCGCAGGTCTCGTCGGTGCCGGATCCGACCACCGAATCATGCGCCGTCGACTCGATGACCTTGTGCCACGCGAGAGAGAGGAACGGCGAGTCGTCGCGCCGGGACCACAGTGCGTTCATCCGCTCGGCGTGGTCGATGGTGCGCTCGGCCACGGCCATCCGCTGCTTGAGCCCGAGCCGCACCGACAACACACCCGGAAGGATGTTGCCGCGCACATGGCTGCGCAACTCACCGGTGACGACCGCGGACACCTCGTCACGCACGTGCTTGCGGATGTACTCCTCGAGCGTCGCGACGGTGATGGCACGCTCCGGGCTGGATGCGTGCCGCAGCCACGCCGCCAGTTGCGGGTCGGGCGCGTTGTGGTCGGTTCCGGCCATGGCCAGCACCGGATCTCCACCCCATCGTTCGGCGGTCATCTGGGCGTACTCGCCCAGCGCGCGGCGAATCCTGTCGGGCACCAGCAGGACGTCGAGACCGTTGTCGTAGCCGTCGAAGAGGAACTCGGTGCGCACTTCGGAGCCGTCGGGCGCGCGCCAGCGAAAGGCGTGACCCGCGACGGAACCGGGGACACCGCGCCACAGCGCCGCATGTTCGATCCCGGCACGCGCCAGGATCTGCGGCATCTGCGCGATGTGGCCGAACATGTCCGGGAGATAGCCGATGGACATCGCGCCGCCCAGCTTTTCCGCAGCAGCCCAGCCCATCTGCAGGTTGCGCACGATGGTTTCGCCGGAGCAGAGGAACTCGTCGAGGAGGATGAGCCACGGGCCGATCGCGAGCCGGCCTTCGCTGACCAGAGCGATGATGCGCTCACGGTTTTCCGGCCGCATCTCCAGGTAGTCCTCGATCGCGGCCATCTGCCCGTCAACGGTGAACCGGAAGTCCGGGTCGGCTTCGGCTGTTTCCAGCACTGTGTCGAGGGCGGCGACCAGCCGGTGCCGGAAGACCTGGAACGGCTCATACCATTCCCGGTCCCAGTGGAAATGAGGCACGAAGACGGCGGAGTTGCGCATGGCGAGAGGGACCCTCTGACCTTCTGTGCTGGCGGGCGTGGGGGAGCGTGGAGCGGGGCGGGCGGTCATTTGAGGGAGCCGGCGGCGAGCCCGGTGCGCCAGAACCGCTGGAGAAGGATGAACACGATGATCACGGGCACGATCGATACCAGCGATCCAGTGATCACCGACTGCTGTAGCAGCGGGGCCCGGGCGGTCTGGCCGTTCCACTGGTACAGGCCGAGCGTGATCGGGAACAGCGACTCCTTCTGCAGCATCACCATCGGCAGGAAGAAGTTGTTCCAGATTGCCACGAACTGGAACAGGAAGATGGTGACCAAGGCCGGTGTCATCAGTCGGAATGCCACCGAGAAGAACGTCCGGAACTCGCTCGCACCGTCCAGACGCGCCGACTCGATCAGCTCCTGCGGGACGGCGGCGTTCGCGAAGATGCGCGCGAGATAGACACCGAACGGGCTGACGATGCTCGGCAGGAACACCGCGAGGTAGGTGTTGACGATGCCGGTCTCCGAGAACAGCAGGAACAGCGGCAGGGCGAGTGCGGTGGTAGGCACGAGGACGCCGCCGAGGACGACGGAGAACAGCAACTCGCGTCCACGGAAGGGGAACTTGGCCAGTGCGTAGCCGCACAGCGCGGAGATCAGCGTTCCAACGGCCGCACCCAGCACCGCGTAGATGACGGTGTTGACGGCCCAGCGGCCGAAGATGCCGTCGCTGCGGGTGAACAGGATGCGGACGTTGTCGATCAGGTTGAAGTTGGAGAAGACCAGCCCGTTGGTGGAGGCGAGGTCGCCCTGCGGCTTCGTCGCGGCGACGATGAGGAAGTAGACCGGCAGCATGAAGTAGACGGCCAGCAGGCACATCAGGGCCGTCACGGCCGTCCGGCTGACGCGGCTTTCACGGGACACGGATGGGTCGGTCACAGCCCGGCCTTCTTCGAGGTCAGTCGCATGAACCCGAAGCTCAAGACGAAAGTGATGACGGCGATGACCACGGAGATCGCCGCGGCCTGCTGGTAGTTGTTCCCGGAGGCCACCGCGTACGCGAGCATGTTCGGGGTGAACGTGCTCGAGATGTTCGAGGAGATCTGCCGCAGCACGGCCGGTTCGGCGTAGAGCTGAAGGGTGCCGATGATCGAGAACACCGTGGTCAGGACGATCGCCGGGGCGATGATGGGAACCTTGATACGCCAGGCGATCGTCCACTGGCCCGCACCGTCGAGCTTCGCGGCCTCGTAGAGCTCCTGCGGGATCGCTTGCAGCGCCGCGTACATGATCAGCATGTTGTAGCCGGTCCACAGCCAGGTGGAGACGTTCGCCGCTGACCACAGCACGGCCCCCGGGCCGAGGAAGTCGGGCTGCCAGCCGATGCCCTCGAGCAGGTCGACGACCGGGCTGAGCTGCGGGGAGTACAGGTACGACCACATGATGGCAGCGATGACACCCGGCACGGCGTACGGCATGAACGCGGTGATGCGGAAGAACGCCTTGAGCCGCAGCAGGGGAGTGTCGAGCAGCAAGGCCATGATCAGCGCGATGAACAGCATCACGGGCACCTGCACGATGCCGAACAGTCCGATGCGGCCGATGCTGGCCCAGAACTCGGTGTTCTGGAACACCTGCGCATACTGCTCGAATCCGCCGAAGGCCGTGTACGAGGTCCCGTACTGGCCGCCGGTGCGGCGCACCACGCGCAAGCTCTGCCAGAGCGCGTAGCCGACGGGTGCCACGTAGAACAGCAGGAAGGGGAGGAAGAAGGGGGTCAGGAACGCGGCGACGGTGCCCACCCGGGGGCGGCCGCCGTTGCGTCGGCGGCGGCCCCCGGGCGACGACATCACGTGGGGCACGCGGGTTGAGATGTCGGTCATGTCGCAGTCACTTGCCCGCCGTGGCCGGGATCGCCTGGTCCTTCATCGACTTCAGCGCGGCGGCCTGGGAGGTGGAGAGGGCGTCGGTGAGCGTGCCGTCTCCAGCCGCCGCCTTGGCCATCGCGTCCTGTAGCGCCAGGTTCGCGGTCTTCTGCGTGGGACCCCAGGCGAAACTGGTGTTGATCTTCTTGGACGAGTCCGCGAAGACGTCGAAGATCTTCTCGTTGTTGTAGTAGGCGACACCTTGCGACAGCGCGGGAAGGCGCAGCCCGGCGTTGGCCGCCGGATAGAGGCCGCCCAGCTTGTTCTCCAACGCGAGGGCCTTGGGGTCGGTGTTGAGCCAGGTGTTGAACTTGACTGACTCGTACAGATGGCTGTTGCCCTTCATGAAGGCCACCGTCGATCCGCCCCAGTCACCGGACGCGCCGTCCGCGCCCCACGTCGGCATGGGGACGATCGTCCATTTGCCGGCCTGCTGGGGCAGATTGTCGCGGAACATGCTGTAGCCCCAGGAAGCGCCGACGTAGCTGGCCACCTGGTCCTTCTGGTACGCGGCGTACATCTGCGTCGACCCGTTGGCCAGATCGGTGCGCACGAGCTTGTCGGATATCAGCTTCTGCCAGTACTCCGCGACCTGCTTGCTCTGGTCCGACTCGACGGTGACGTGCCACTTGTCGCCGGAGTAGCTGTACATCTCGGCGCCGTTCTGCCAGAGCAGACCGTTGAACCACTCGGCATTGTTCGGGTCGAAGAACGTGATGCTGATGTTCGGGTTCGCCTTGTGCAGCTTCTGTGCGGCCGCCGCGTACTCGTCCCAGGTCTTGGGGATCGGGAGGTCGTACTTCTTGAAGATGTCGCTGCGTACATAGAGCGCCATCGGACCGGTGTCCTGCGGGAAGGCGAACACGCCGGTGCCGCCGAAGCTGGTCTGCGACCACGTCCACGGAACGAACTGCGACTTGGCCGCGGCGGCTGTCGAGCAGGCGGAGGCGTCCACGAAGGCGTTCTGGGTACGCAGGCTGGGGAGCTGGTCGTAGCCGACCTGTGCCAGGTCCGGAGCCTTCCCCGCCTTGAGGGCGTTGCCAAGGGTGCCGTACTGGTCGTTGGAGATGTTCTTGGTCTGAACCTGGATGTCCGGGTTGTTCTTGTTCCACAGGGCGACGACCTTGTCCATGCCCGGAACGGTGTTCCAGTACTGAAGGGTTACCTTCCCCTTCGCAGGCGTACAGGAGCCTGCGGCTGCCGTATCCGAGTCAGCGGGTGACGAACACCCGGCGAGTAGCGCGAGACTGAGGGCGGCGGCGGCCGCGAGGCCGGTGCGCGTGACTGTGGTGCTCATATTTTCCGTTCCAGAGAACGACTAGCTGCGGGTGCTAGGCGGGGTCGACGTTGACACCTCAGGCGAATGCCATCTGGTTGGAACAATGGGACCGTGAGCGGTAACGTGAGCGCTCACGGGAGCGCTCACGGTGATGATGTTCTGAAGTGATTGGGAGTGTGCGCTTCGGCACAGCCGAGTGTCAAGGCTCCTGAATCACACACCGGGCCCTGGCTGCGGAGGCAAGTCGATGCAACAACTCGAAACCCCAGGAGGAGAGGTGGCGCATGTGCCGGCCGCCTGGTTCACCGCCGAGATCGTCAAGCGCCCACCCAGAGGGTCGCACCGCGGCTTCAGCCCGGGCATACTCGGTGCGCCTGCGACGTGGCCGCGTCGACCACTACGCGGAGGTAAGTGATGGTGTCGTCGGAAACCGGCTCTCGCAGGGTGACGATCGATGACGTGGCGCGGATCGCCGGTGTGTCCCGGCAAACCGTGTCACGGGCGCTCAACGACAAGGGCGAGATCGGTGTTTCCACCAAGCAGCGCGTTCTTGACGCCGCCCTCGAGCTCGGATACCGGCCGAGCCGGTTCGCCAGGGGGCTCGTCCGGCAGGACGCGATCAGCGTCGGGCTCGTGATCCCCGATCTCCTCAATCCATTCTTCACCGAGGTAGCCGCCGCTTCGCTGGACGCGGCACGGGCGCGTGGCTGGCATGTTGTCGTGTACGACACCGGTGACCGCATTCAGGAGGAGCGGGGCATGCTCGAGGTGATCGCCTCCCAAGTGGACGCCGTAGTGGGGTACCTGAGCCAGCCGGAGGGCGAGATCGACAAGCTGATGCGCGGGCTCCCCGTGGTGCTCATCGACCGGGAGCACCGCACCGAGCGGTTCAGTTCGATCCGGATCGACGGTGAGGGGGGCGTTCACGCCGCGATCCGGCATCTGGTCGACTCGGGCCATCAGCACATCGGAATGCTCGATCATGCGGGCCGGTCCGAGCCGAGCATCCGCCACGACTGGTTCGTCAGCGCGATGTCCGCCTGCGGACTGGATGCCGGATCGGTCAGTCGGGCAGATCAGAGCGTTGAGGGCGGGGAGAGCGCACTGAAGGAACTTCTCGCCCGTCACCCCGATATAACCGCCGTGTTCACGTTCAATGACGTCATCGCCATCGGAGCACTGCGCGCCGCCCGTCGACTAGGACGGCGGGTTCCTCGCGACCTCGCTGTGATCGGCTTCGACGGCCTCCGGCTCGGAGCGCTCGTCGAGCCGCCGCTGTCCACCGTTGCTCTGGACACGCGGGGACTCGGCGCGCTCGCCGTGGAACAGACCGCCCGGCTGCTGGCCACAAGCAGTCCGCTCAGCCGGGATGAACTGGTGGTCAGGGCAGAACTCCAGCTGCGTGAATCCGCATAGCAGGTGCCGCACCACCGGTGGGTGGCGTACTGCCTCTGTTCCTACAGGCCGTCGGTTCTGTTGTAGCGCCGTATTCGAATCAGCGAGCGCGGTCCCCAGGACGGGCGGCGACAATGATCGCGCCGAGTTCTATGCTGGTGAGGTTGGCCGGGTCGGTGAACAGGACGACGTCCGTCGCGCCCGCGGCCAGCGCGGCATGGCTCACCTCGACCGTCACGGCGCCCGCGTAGCCGCGGCCGCGGAGGTGAGCTGGGGTGTAGACGGGGTCCACCCGGATCATGCCGCCGACGATCGAGGTCGCGGCCGCCATGGA is from Streptomyces hygroscopicus and encodes:
- a CDS encoding GCN5 family N-acetyltransferase, whose amino-acid sequence is MEIVVDDLSGPEIVGFLAEHIQQMRSLTPLESKHALDLDSLRKPDITFWSAVDSDSLVGCGAIKRLDASHAELKSMRTRPARQRSGIASQLLAHILREAKGMGFTRLSLETGSTEFFMPARRLYEKFGFRHCEPFADYQPDPNSTFMTKIL
- a CDS encoding beta-galactosidase — translated: MRPARSWLHSDAPSLSLNGPWRFRLSPTASAAQDFAAEGFDDHSWDSIPVPSHWVLQGGGAYGRPIYTNIQFPFPIDPPHVPDENPTGDYRRHFHLPSGWSEGDRVVLRFDGVESLFKVWVNGVEIGSASGSRLAHEFDVTCAVHPGDNVVAVRVHQWSAASYVEDQDQWWLPGIFRDVTLLARPVGGIEDVWLRTGFDNGRGRLDPEVIAGPAAFPLTLRIPELGIEQVWSTAADVKPLDVAGVEPWSAEQPRLYDATVFSAAERIALRVGFRTVEIRGDQFLVNGHRVVFHGVNRHEAHPERGRVFDEEHAREDLARMKRFNVNAIRTSHYPPHPRLLDLADELGFWVILECDLETHGFDKVGWAGNPSDDPAWREAYLDRIQRTVERDKNHPSIVIWSLGNEAGTGSNLAAMSAWVHARDAERPVHYEGDHTGDYTDIYSRMYASVAETEEIGTPGARSALLNCTPAQSARQRTKPFLLCEYAHAMGNGPGAFDQYEALVHRYPRLHGGFVWEWRDHGILATTPDGTPYYAYGGDFAEVVHDGNFVMDGMLLSNDVPTPSLHEYKAVVQPVRFTFDADRVAISNLRHSADTSDLRFRWRVEHDGTPVAFGELEVPVVTAGESGRVQLPHIEVSPDAETWLTIDAVLAAATAWAPEGHVIATAQLDCSVRRPAPAVRTRKDWHPGDGTLTLGIAEFISGSLVRLAGRAVTGPRLELFRAPTDNDESPSDGVEGSDAGTPGVANAELWRREGLHRLTSRRLSVSHAADALRTVDKVSAANSATLVTVESVWSLEDDELELRVEIEPSCNWRAVWPRIGICFDLPDGDAAIDGAEWFGLGPLESYPDSLRAARTSRFSSTIQDLTVDYARPQESGHRSQLRRLTLASGETKVLHLEAFPDLHGRRPGYTLSRHTPQQIAQARHAFELPETTTSHLIIDAAQHGLGSRACGPDVQPEFTLRPQARTIRIRITAG
- a CDS encoding alpha-mannosidase, whose amino-acid sequence is MRNSAVFVPHFHWDREWYEPFQVFRHRLVAALDTVLETAEADPDFRFTVDGQMAAIEDYLEMRPENRERIIALVSEGRLAIGPWLILLDEFLCSGETIVRNLQMGWAAAEKLGGAMSIGYLPDMFGHIAQMPQILARAGIEHAALWRGVPGSVAGHAFRWRAPDGSEVRTEFLFDGYDNGLDVLLVPDRIRRALGEYAQMTAERWGGDPVLAMAGTDHNAPDPQLAAWLRHASSPERAITVATLEEYIRKHVRDEVSAVVTGELRSHVRGNILPGVLSVRLGLKQRMAVAERTIDHAERMNALWSRRDDSPFLSLAWHKVIESTAHDSVVGSGTDETCDQVAARLAEAAQAARAVRDAALAEPAARVPGDGFLVANPLPWERTALVEVDVMVPPEDSTLVSTTAGGSAHPVQLISQAPTVLSDERLDASQLERVLRRIHRRELFGRLIDHYEIAPGSLVFHLAEAPAGPFDLLILRREVAAAAAAHPGEWRVRTLTEARATALVPVHVPAGGLASFRVTAGDRSAVPATPLAPATARADTLANGLVKVAVADDGTLDVTGADGTVLAGVGRLVDGGDRGDSYNYAPPARDVLVSEPTKTTVQLLESGPLRSRMLVTRVYDWPAALSHDRDLRSGHTVQTPVDMLVEVRAGEPFVRLSTSFLNQSADHRLRLHVPLPQPVDTSASAGQFAVTRRGLTAEGGWGEFPIPTFPASSFVSAGPATVLLDHAGEYELVDGGCALAITLLRAIGSISVNIHPLRDEPAASEIAAPGAQDLGMRIENRFAIVPSAAGWQGANAVALAEEFRNDALIARGTAPSTDPLPPGTSGIRVDGRNVHVSSIRRVTDSARSAGTEVRLAAMSDTASTVGMTGAFTEVTTVDLLGRPVSQPVPVRGGFELVLGPWEIRTVVLR
- a CDS encoding sugar ABC transporter permease; the protein is MTDPSVSRESRVSRTAVTALMCLLAVYFMLPVYFLIVAATKPQGDLASTNGLVFSNFNLIDNVRILFTRSDGIFGRWAVNTVIYAVLGAAVGTLISALCGYALAKFPFRGRELLFSVVLGGVLVPTTALALPLFLLFSETGIVNTYLAVFLPSIVSPFGVYLARIFANAAVPQELIESARLDGASEFRTFFSVAFRLMTPALVTIFLFQFVAIWNNFFLPMVMLQKESLFPITLGLYQWNGQTARAPLLQQSVITGSLVSIVPVIIVFILLQRFWRTGLAAGSLK
- a CDS encoding ABC transporter permease → MTDISTRVPHVMSSPGGRRRRNGGRPRVGTVAAFLTPFFLPFLLFYVAPVGYALWQSLRVVRRTGGQYGTSYTAFGGFEQYAQVFQNTEFWASIGRIGLFGIVQVPVMLFIALIMALLLDTPLLRLKAFFRITAFMPYAVPGVIAAIMWSYLYSPQLSPVVDLLEGIGWQPDFLGPGAVLWSAANVSTWLWTGYNMLIMYAALQAIPQELYEAAKLDGAGQWTIAWRIKVPIIAPAIVLTTVFSIIGTLQLYAEPAVLRQISSNISSTFTPNMLAYAVASGNNYQQAAAISVVIAVITFVLSFGFMRLTSKKAGL
- a CDS encoding ABC transporter substrate-binding protein; the protein is MSTTVTRTGLAAAAALSLALLAGCSSPADSDTAAAGSCTPAKGKVTLQYWNTVPGMDKVVALWNKNNPDIQVQTKNISNDQYGTLGNALKAGKAPDLAQVGYDQLPSLRTQNAFVDASACSTAAAAKSQFVPWTWSQTSFGGTGVFAFPQDTGPMALYVRSDIFKKYDLPIPKTWDEYAAAAQKLHKANPNISITFFDPNNAEWFNGLLWQNGAEMYSYSGDKWHVTVESDQSKQVAEYWQKLISDKLVRTDLANGSTQMYAAYQKDQVASYVGASWGYSMFRDNLPQQAGKWTIVPMPTWGADGASGDWGGSTVAFMKGNSHLYESVKFNTWLNTDPKALALENKLGGLYPAANAGLRLPALSQGVAYYNNEKIFDVFADSSKKINTSFAWGPTQKTANLALQDAMAKAAAGDGTLTDALSTSQAAALKSMKDQAIPATAGK